One region of Wyeomyia smithii strain HCP4-BCI-WySm-NY-G18 chromosome 3, ASM2978416v1, whole genome shotgun sequence genomic DNA includes:
- the LOC129728170 gene encoding uncharacterized protein LOC129728170 gives MDSGSHQTPAKVEYLPFYVPDDSHCSAINFRLDAPSSSTCRVSAVPKSTSASGHDSSIHLYYQNVCGMNSTIDDYMLAFSGGCYDIIALTETWLDNRTQSSYVLGNEYNGLRCDRGPHNSRKSTGGGVLIAVRRNLKAHRIDDTTWSNLVQVWVSIELADSNVFICVIYLPPDRTRDKEIIDTHVQSVSSIASRAKPCDEIIIFGDFNFPNLCWRPSHDGFLYPDPAHSTFNSCTLALLDGYCTATLQQINDNTNENERCLDLCFVSCCDIAPILTYAPAPLVKIVRHHPALTLALEIKNSSEYQQVSCLSRYDFRKANYSEMIRALDNIDWSIISKETDVDIAVSKFSSIISGLIEQFVPKMVCKNADKLPWQTPELRRLKRARNAAFRKFSKRRTLPLRDHFRRINNSYKTLSRRCFSALRRRMEDKLKSDPKKFWNFIKEQRKETGLPSIMVSANETADNAASICNLFANKFSSVFSSESLTAEQI, from the coding sequence ATGGACAGCGGGAGTCATCAGACTCCCGCCAAAGTTGAGTACCTCCCATTTTATGTCCCTGACGATAGCCATTGCTCCGCTATAAATTTTAGACTTGACGCTCCTTCTTCATCAACCTGTCGGGTGTCAGCTGTTCCGAAATCGACTTCTGCCAGCGGACATGACTCATCCATTCACCTATACTACCAAAACGTATGCGGTATGAACTCTACTATTGACGATTACATGCTTGCTTTTTCTGGAGGATGCTACGACATCATCGCGCTTACCGAAACTTGGTTGGACAACCGCACCCAATCTTCTTACGTGCTTGGGAATGAATATAACGGTTTACGTTGCGATCGCGGCCCTCACAATAGCCGAAAATCGACTGGAGGAGGTGTGCTCATCGCAGTTCGTCGAAATCTTAAGGCCCATCGAATCGACGACACTACCTGGAGCAATCTTGTGCAAGTGTGGGTGTCGATAGAATTGGCCGATAGTAATGTTTTTATCTGCGTCATTTATCTTCCACCTGATAGAACGCGTGACAAAGAAATTATCGATACCCATGTTCAATCGGTCTCATCAATCGCCAGTCGAGCAAAACCGTGTGACGAAATTATTATCTTCGGTGATTTTAACTTTCCAAATTTATGCTGGCGCCCATCACACGACGGCTTTCTTTACCCCGATCCGGCTCACTCCACGTTTAATTCTTGTACTCTAGCATTGCTTGATGGCTACTGCACAGCCACCCTTCAGCAAATCAACGACAATACTAACGAAAACGAACGTTGTCTCGACCTGTGTTTCGTTAGTTGCTGCGACATCGCCCCCATATTAACCTACGCCCCGGCACCTCTAGTTAAAATCGTACGTCATCATCCGGCCCTCACTCTCGCTCTAGAAATTAAAAACAGCAGCGAATATCAGCAAGTATCTTGTCTAAGCCGCTACGATTTTCGAAAAGCTAATTACAGTGAGATGATTCGAGCACTTGATAACATTGATTGGAGTATCATTTCTAAAGAAACCGACGTCGACATAGCCGTATCCAAATTTTCCTCCATAATCTCAGGACTAATCGAACAATTTGTTCCAAAAATGGTTTGCAAGAATGCAGATAAACTCCCCTGGCAAACTCCGGAGTTGCGTCGATTAAAAAGGGCTAGAAACGCTGCATTCAGGAAATTTTCTAAACGTCGTACCCTACCCTTACGCGACCACTTTCGCCGGATTAATAACTCTTATAAAACACTAAGCCGAAGATGTTTTTCTGCACTCCGACGGCGTATGGAAGACAAACTAAAATCCGATCCCAAAAAATTTTGGAACTTCATCAAGGAACAACGCAAGGAAACAGGGTTACCGTCGATTATGGTGTCAGCCAACGAGACTGCCGACAATGCTGCCTCTATTTGTAACTTATTtgcaaacaaattttcttcagtATTCTCCAGTGAATCACTTACCGCTGAACAAATTTAG